The DNA segment CGGCACTACGCGTTTCGCATCTTGTTCACCGTGTCGGGGGAGAGCGTACATATCCTACACGTTCGGCGAGAATCGCGAACGCGGGTAAGCCCGTAATAGGCTGTGCGCCATTGCGAGAGAACTGAGCGTAAGCGCTGGTTGCGCTGGGTGCCCCGGAACCGGCTTATCGACCTTGAGTCAACAGTTGTGAGCCCACTTGGGCGATCCATGAGCGAGTCCATTCCACCGTTTCGAGATTGAGATCGCAGACATTCGTCCCCAGAAAAATGATGCCTTCGATCTTTCCCTCTTGAAGCCAGCGCAAGGCGAGGGCGCATTGGTGCTTCATTCGATCCAGTGGCAGGGCTCGATTGTTTCCAAAGTCATAGAGATAACAGCCGAGGAACACTCGTTGATGCGGTGCCAGCTCCCGGAGTCGGGCGAAGTTTGTCTCGAGTTGCGCGAGATCCTCCGATTTCCAGGTCCAGAGTGACACAATATCGCAGAGTTCCAGATGCGACTGCACTCGCGGGGTCAGTTGGTAGGTGTAAAGAGTAACCCCGAGATCAAGCCGCCGGTCCGGGAGCCGCAGGCGCTGACGTATGGCTTGCAACGCTGCCGGTGAGAGCGCAGCCGAAGCGACCGATGGACTCGAAGGATCGATCAGCAGCGATGGCTCATGACCGGGGAAAGTTGAACTTGCCTCGATTTTGGCGGTCTTTAGATCCACTTCCACCGCATCGGACCAAAGTCTCAAGGCCCGGAGTCCGCAGCTTCGGGAGCTTTTGATTCCGGAGTCGTGGGTGTTGAGAAACCGAAAGCGAAGGAATCGAGTGGGATTTCCTGGAAGAGTGACCGAGTGCGCGGCTCCTGCCTCATTCGGCATCCGGCCCCCGCCAGCTTCGACCCACGTCGCACCATCGATCGAGGTGGCTACGGTAAAATCCTTCGATCGATAGTCCCCAGTGCGCCATTCGGTTTGTTGCAGGTCGACCCGAGTCAGCTTCCGGGCTTGCGGCAATTCCAGGTTCAGCTCGACCGGAAACGGTGGCTCATTCTTAGCCAGCCACTGGGGTGAAGCGGAAGACTCGGCCGCGAGATGGAAAAAATCATCCATGAACACTCCGGTGATGTTTGGATTGGCTGCGACTAGACGGAAAACCGCCTCGCGCTCTTCGGTCGAGGTGATGCCATTGGCGCCGGTGATGGACCACATGACTCGGCTCATCGAGCGGAAGGGAATCACATACTGATCAAAGGGGGGCGCAGGCTTGCCTAGGTACCGGATGAAAATGACATTCTTCGTCCCGAGATAAGCGGCCCCCTCCACCGGGGTCATTCGAGAAGGGCCCGGCAGGCCCCAGTTTCCGTTGTAAACCCCGGCATCGTGCGCCCACGCCCACAGCCGATCGTTCACGGTGGTGGGCTGTGGCGGTTGCGATTGTCCGTTGGATCGTTCTGCCGCCAGGAGAAGTAGCGAGAGGACTAGAAAGATCGGCGCCCGTTGGCGGGAATTGCAGACACTGGCGGCGGTCGCGAGGCCGTTGAGCATCTTGCGCATATAGGAGATTGGCTGCCACGGGACAAGCCGGAAGCGATGGAGGGTAGGCACTTCTTCGCATGAGTTCCTGAGGCCGAAACCGAGAACCCGGAGGGTTCATAGAGATTATACGGGGCGTGGAGCGCAGGGACACCCCCGGTCTGTCGGCCTCCTATTCAACAGCACCCTGAAAGGCGTGCCACCCGTCGGCGAACGGGCTGACGAACGGATTTGGTTCTTTGAGTAGGGGTGACGCAAGTCTCAGAAGCCGGTGGCATCGCTGCGCGATGCTCCATACTTTTAACAGTTCCGGGGGTGCGAGCGCCCCCGGCGACATCTCTTTGAACCCTGCGGGTTCGGGCCCTGCCGACAAAGTGAGAAACGTCAGCGTTGTCCAGCTTGTCTAGCCCACATTTGTGGAGGTAAAGATGAGAGCCAACTGGCGCTTTATTCACCCCCTACAGTCTCATCCCCTCCGCCGCCACACCTAACTGCGCGATTGTCATCGGACGTTGGCGCAGGATAACATCAGGGCTTATGACGAAGCCGGCTTGCCCGATGTGCACGATGGAAGAAGTTTTGGAACACGCGGATCGATGGGAGTGCGTGACCTGTGGCCACGAATGGCCGCGTGAGGTCGAGGAGGCTCCTGCCGCTGGGGCGCGCGTGGTCAAGGATGCGCATGGCACGGTTCTCGCCGACGGCGACTCGGTCACCTTGATTAAAGACCTGAAGTTGAAGGGTTCGTCGCAGGTCATCAAAGGCGGGACCAAGGCGAAGAGTATTCGCTTGGTGGATGGCGATCACGAGATTTCCTGCAAGATGGACGGCATGGCCATCGGCCTCAAAGCCTGCTTCGTGAAGAAGGCGTAAGGGCACTGCGTGCCGGGCAACTCCTCTTCTAACCTGAGAGGACGGGGCCTACAGCGGAAGGGCGGCAGCGTTCTCACGTTCCGTCTCCGCTGGCAGCTCCGACGTGACAAGCGGCTCCGACAAGGCAACCCAAATGCTTCTCAACTCTCCGCAAAGAGAAAGCGGAGATCGTCCAAGGTCAGGCTGCTTGCGAAGGTTTCTTCGCCGAGCACACCATCGGCCAGGGCCGCCTTTGTTTTCTGAAGCGTGCGGATTTTCTCCTCGATGGTGTTTTTCATCAATAACCGATAGGCCATGACCTTGGTGGTTTGACCGATCCGATGGGTCCGGTCGATGGCCTGGTTTTCAACGGCGGGATTCCACCATGGATCGAAGAGGACGACGTACGAGGCGGCGGTGAGATTCAGGCCGAAGCCGCCCGCTTTGAGCGAGATCAGGAAGACCGAGGAGCCACTTTGCTTCTGGAACTCCTTGACCAGTGATCCTCGATCTTCGGTATCCCCGGCGAGGTAGAAGTGGTTCCAGCCTCGTTCCTTGAAGGTATCTCGGAGGAGGTCGAGCATGGTGACGAACTGCGAGAACACGAGCACTTTGTGGCCTTCCTCCATGAGCGGTTCGAGCAGGTCGGTCAGGGCATTGACCTTGGCGCTCTCCGCCTTCCGCATCGCCCCATCCACCAGCGCCGGGTGACAGCAGATTTGTCTCAAGCGGAGCAGTGAGGTCAGTACGCTGAAGCGGTTCTCGTTGAGTTCCTGCCGGGTTTGGACCTTGAGCAACAGCTGCTGAGCCCGTTTCAATTCGGCGCGGTAGAGGTTTTTTTGATCGCCCTCCAGTTCGCAGAGCAAATCTTCCTCCACCCGGTCGGGTAGGTCCTTCGCAACCTGGTTCTTGGTGCGTCGGAGCAGAAAGGGACGCACCCGAGAAGCCAGTCGACGTCGGGCGAGCGGGTCATCGGTCGCGTTGAACTTGCGTGTGAACTGGGCGCGGTTTCCGAGCACCCCTGGCATCGCGTAGGCCATGATGCTCCAAAGGTCGAGCAGGCGGTTCTCGATCGGAGTGCCGGTCAGCGCGAGACGGTGGTGCGCTTGCAACGCTCGCGCCACCTGGGCCGTTTGGGAGTCTGGGTTCTTGATATACTGAGCTTCGTCCAGAATGGCCGCATGCCACTGCAGACTGGCGATGTCCGGGCTCAGGGCGCGTAGCTGCGAATAGTTGATCACGATCAGGTCGCATTCCTCGCGGGCCGCTTTAAACGCCACGACGTCCTCGCCGCGCCACAGCCGCACCCGCAAACCTGGAAGAAACCGCTGTCCTTCGGTCTGCCAGTTATCCATCACGGACTTGGGACATACCACCAGGGATGGAAGGCCTGACAGCTTGGATCTCAGCTCCTTGGGATTCGATCGCAGCCAGGCCAGCCAGGTGAGGGTCTGCAGGGTTTTTCCCAGGCCCATGTCATCAGCCAAAACTCCACCAAACCGATTGGCGGTCAGATAGGCGAGAAAGTGAAAACCCTCGAGCTGGTAAGGGCGTAGCTCGGCTTGAATTCCCCGGGGAACTTTGGGGGCGACCCGCGCTTTCAATTCGCTCGCCCGCCGCTGAATGGTCTCCACTTGCTGCAGGGGGAGGAGTCGGGTGGCGCCTTCATCGGCTAATTGAAGGGCGTGGAGTCGGGTGGGCTCGGCGGTAAAATCCCGGGCGTCCAGGCCAAGCCGGGCGAGCCGATCATCCTCTTCCGGACTTAGGTTGAATTGAAGGCGGCGCCACCCCTTTTTGCCGAGCCGCACGTAGCGGCCGCGGGCGTTGAGCAGCAACTTCAATTCATCGGGCGTGAGTTC comes from the Verrucomicrobiales bacterium genome and includes:
- a CDS encoding discoidin domain-containing protein; this translates as MRKMLNGLATAASVCNSRQRAPIFLVLSLLLLAAERSNGQSQPPQPTTVNDRLWAWAHDAGVYNGNWGLPGPSRMTPVEGAAYLGTKNVIFIRYLGKPAPPFDQYVIPFRSMSRVMWSITGANGITSTEEREAVFRLVAANPNITGVFMDDFFHLAAESSASPQWLAKNEPPFPVELNLELPQARKLTRVDLQQTEWRTGDYRSKDFTVATSIDGATWVEAGGGRMPNEAGAAHSVTLPGNPTRFLRFRFLNTHDSGIKSSRSCGLRALRLWSDAVEVDLKTAKIEASSTFPGHEPSLLIDPSSPSVASAALSPAALQAIRQRLRLPDRRLDLGVTLYTYQLTPRVQSHLELCDIVSLWTWKSEDLAQLETNFARLRELAPHQRVFLGCYLYDFGNNRALPLDRMKHQCALALRWLQEGKIEGIIFLGTNVCDLNLETVEWTRSWIAQVGSQLLTQGR
- a CDS encoding alkylphosphonate utilization protein; this encodes MCTMEEVLEHADRWECVTCGHEWPREVEEAPAAGARVVKDAHGTVLADGDSVTLIKDLKLKGSSQVIKGGTKAKSIRLVDGDHEISCKMDGMAIGLKACFVKKA